One genomic region from Pseudomonadota bacterium encodes:
- a CDS encoding ATP-binding protein, whose protein sequence is MRKSIFLKIFSGYLLVIIILSGLILALSFTTIRNYYIDTTEKHLKDLGIVLKVQITPLLYEKKFQELDTFIKKLGKEIHTRITIVAPDGVVLSDSEENPKSMDNHRTRTEIAQALEGNIGRFLRVSETLKEQMLYIALPVEKDKKILGVLRLSLFLKDINTVISHTRNKILQISLLIITISLLIALIFSRSLSKPIKELSAAAKRIANEDFSARVLLKNNDELKELADNFNSMAVRMKTLFDELSRQKEELNSVISSLQEGFLVLDRDEKILLSNYSFKKIIQNNIVEEKFYWETFREPKFDELIKKIRGTKSNFTEEISLNNRVFLCSATFLGTKEEIAVVFHDITDIKNLEKIKTDFVSNISHELRTPLAAIKGFAETLDDKMHSTENKHYLDIIRRNTDRLINIINDLLFLSELEEKSTKLERVEVDLKIIVENITKIFEQRLKEKSLFLNLDVDSNLPPVKADPFKLEQMFINLIDNAVKYTENGGINISLKSKGDKVEITIEDTGIGIPEDHLPRIFERFYVVDKSRSKKLGGTGLGLSIVKHVVLLHNGNINVESSLGKWTKFVIMLPANPF, encoded by the coding sequence ATGAGAAAATCAATATTTTTAAAAATATTTAGTGGCTACCTTCTTGTGATCATTATACTTTCTGGCCTTATTCTTGCTTTGTCTTTTACGACCATAAGAAATTATTATATTGACACAACGGAAAAGCATCTGAAAGACCTGGGAATTGTATTAAAGGTACAGATAACCCCACTGTTATATGAGAAGAAGTTTCAAGAACTGGACACTTTTATAAAGAAATTAGGAAAAGAGATTCATACAAGGATTACAATAGTTGCCCCTGATGGGGTAGTTCTCTCAGATTCAGAGGAAAACCCAAAATCAATGGATAACCATAGAACAAGAACTGAAATCGCACAGGCATTGGAAGGTAATATTGGGAGATTTTTGCGGGTCAGCGAAACATTAAAAGAGCAGATGCTTTACATTGCCCTGCCCGTTGAAAAGGACAAAAAAATACTGGGGGTTTTAAGATTAAGCCTGTTTCTGAAAGATATAAATACTGTAATCAGCCATACAAGAAATAAAATTTTACAAATTTCGCTATTAATAATTACCATATCCCTGCTAATTGCCCTTATATTCTCAAGAAGTTTATCGAAACCTATTAAGGAATTGAGCGCTGCCGCAAAAAGAATTGCAAATGAAGATTTCAGCGCAAGAGTATTATTAAAAAATAATGACGAATTGAAAGAACTTGCAGATAATTTTAATAGTATGGCTGTTCGGATGAAAACACTTTTTGACGAACTATCCCGACAGAAGGAAGAATTGAATAGTGTCATATCTTCACTCCAGGAAGGCTTTTTGGTTTTAGATAGAGATGAAAAGATTTTGCTTAGTAATTATAGTTTTAAAAAGATCATCCAGAATAACATCGTTGAAGAAAAATTCTACTGGGAAACATTTAGGGAGCCAAAATTTGATGAACTGATAAAAAAGATAAGGGGAACAAAAAGCAATTTCACTGAAGAAATATCACTTAATAACAGGGTTTTTTTATGTAGTGCTACCTTTTTAGGCACGAAAGAAGAAATAGCAGTTGTCTTCCATGATATAACAGACATCAAGAATTTGGAGAAGATTAAAACAGACTTTGTTTCTAATATCTCACATGAACTACGCACCCCTCTTGCAGCTATAAAAGGGTTTGCCGAAACATTAGATGATAAGATGCATTCCACGGAGAACAAACATTATCTGGATATCATCAGGAGAAATACTGATAGACTGATTAATATCATCAATGACTTGCTCTTTTTATCAGAACTTGAAGAAAAAAGTACGAAGCTTGAACGGGTAGAAGTTGATTTAAAGATTATAGTAGAAAATATCACAAAAATTTTTGAGCAAAGATTAAAAGAAAAATCGCTATTTTTGAATTTAGACGTTGATAGCAACCTTCCGCCCGTTAAAGCTGACCCTTTCAAACTCGAACAGATGTTTATAAATCTGATAGACAATGCTGTTAAATACACTGAAAACGGTGGCATCAACATATCCTTAAAAAGCAAAGGAGACAAAGTAGAAATCACGATAGAGGATACAGGGATAGGCATTCCAGAAGACCATTTGCCAAGGATATTTGAACGCTTTTACGTTGTAGACAAATCCCGCTCTAAAAAGCTCGGGGGGACAGGGTTAGGGCTTTCCATTGTAAAACACGTTGTTCTTTTACACAATGGCAACATTAATGTAGAAAGCTCATTAGGTAAGTGGACAAAGTTTGTTATTATGCTGCCTGCCAATCCTTTTTGA
- a CDS encoding response regulator transcription factor, with product MSKLIVIVDDEPDIVELVSLHLKNAGFKTREFLDVESFYKFLDAETPDLIILDLMLPDADGFEICKYLKHKEKFSLIPIIMLTARAEETEKVLGLELGADDYVTKPFSPRELVARVKAVLRRHEQKEETKKINIGNMLVIDLEKYNVKVEGKEIELTATEFKILQLLSSKKGRIQTRDQILDHLWGQEKIVVDRTIDVHIRHLREKLGRASNLIKNVRGIGYRLEE from the coding sequence ATGTCAAAGCTAATAGTAATTGTAGATGATGAGCCGGATATTGTGGAGTTGGTATCACTTCATCTCAAAAATGCCGGTTTCAAGACCAGAGAATTCTTAGATGTAGAGAGCTTTTATAAATTTCTTGATGCAGAGACCCCTGACCTTATCATTCTGGATTTGATGTTGCCTGATGCAGACGGGTTTGAGATTTGCAAATATTTAAAACACAAGGAAAAGTTCTCTCTCATACCCATCATTATGCTCACCGCAAGGGCAGAAGAAACAGAAAAGGTCCTGGGATTGGAGCTTGGAGCAGATGATTATGTGACTAAACCATTCTCACCCCGAGAGCTGGTCGCGAGAGTTAAAGCTGTTTTGAGAAGACATGAACAGAAAGAAGAAACAAAAAAAATCAATATAGGTAATATGCTTGTGATAGATTTAGAAAAATATAATGTTAAAGTTGAAGGTAAAGAAATAGAGCTCACGGCAACCGAATTCAAGATTCTGCAACTACTTTCCTCAAAAAAAGGACGGATACAGACAAGGGATCAGATTCTTGACCATTTATGGGGTCAGGAAAAGATTGTTGTAGATAGAACGATAGATGTTCATATCAGACACTTAAGAGAAAAATTAGGAAGGGCATCAAATCTCATAAAAAATGTGAGGGGGATTGGTTATAGGTTAGAAGAATGA
- a CDS encoding class I SAM-dependent methyltransferase, whose amino-acid sequence MRKILDKQRIHWEDRLASISDMFGKGHSESARKAKEVFKKAGVKKILELGGGQGRDTIFFAQNGFQVYVLDYSEAGIEIITEKVRVMGLSESVIAKCHDVRAPLPFEDASFDGCYSHMVYCMALTTPELECLSDEIRRILKPSGINIYTARNTEDPLYKQGIHRGEDMYEMDGFIVHYFSEEKIQHLSRGYEIVSIERCEESSLPRRLFRVTLKKIQE is encoded by the coding sequence TTGCGAAAAATCTTAGATAAACAGCGCATACACTGGGAAGACAGGCTTGCGAGTATTTCAGATATGTTTGGTAAGGGCCACAGTGAATCTGCCAGAAAGGCTAAAGAGGTATTCAAAAAGGCAGGTGTTAAAAAAATCCTCGAACTCGGAGGCGGACAGGGGCGGGATACTATCTTCTTCGCTCAAAATGGTTTTCAGGTCTATGTCTTAGATTATTCTGAGGCCGGTATTGAAATTATCACTGAGAAAGTACGGGTAATGGGTCTATCAGAATCGGTCATAGCAAAATGTCATGATGTGAGGGCACCACTCCCCTTTGAAGATGCATCTTTTGATGGTTGTTATTCACACATGGTATATTGCATGGCCCTTACAACACCGGAACTCGAATGCCTTTCAGATGAAATAAGACGGATACTGAAACCAAGTGGGATTAATATTTATACAGCGAGAAACACAGAAGACCCTCTTTACAAACAGGGTATCCACAGGGGAGAGGATATGTATGAAATGGACGGGTTTATTGTCCATTATTTCAGTGAGGAAAAGATACAACATCTATCCAGAGGCTACGAGATTGTAAGTATTGAGAGGTGCGAAGAAAGCAGTCTCCCCAGAAGGCTTTTCCGGGTAACGCTCAAGAAAATACAAGAATAA
- a CDS encoding molybdopterin-dependent oxidoreductase, protein MYLDEIRVYNICMDFDIEMKRRDFIRFISVLGVCFIMPNSTNAQEVRRILENEDREGFYIRFYKPFKSVDPSKWMLKVGGLCENPKSFNLPGIQQLQKVTQTSRMKCVECWSGKAKWGGFRPQTLFDIVKPKKQAKFIYFYSADDYYEFISMEDLLKPRVLFVYEMNNAPLPDIHGGPLRLIIPFKYGYKNVKTIVRLDFVEKEGIGYWSKFGYSKDGTVQPGTDYALDLKEEKVLKKSGEPDY, encoded by the coding sequence ATGTATCTGGACGAGATCAGGGTGTATAATATATGCATGGATTTTGATATAGAAATGAAAAGACGTGATTTTATAAGGTTTATAAGTGTGCTGGGGGTATGCTTTATAATGCCCAATTCAACAAATGCACAAGAAGTAAGGCGCATATTAGAGAATGAGGACAGGGAGGGTTTTTATATAAGGTTCTATAAACCATTTAAATCTGTAGACCCGTCTAAGTGGATGTTGAAGGTAGGCGGTTTATGTGAGAATCCAAAGAGCTTTAATCTCCCGGGTATTCAACAACTTCAGAAGGTAACCCAAACCTCAAGGATGAAATGTGTGGAGTGCTGGTCAGGCAAGGCAAAGTGGGGAGGTTTTCGCCCGCAGACACTGTTTGACATAGTGAAGCCCAAAAAACAGGCAAAGTTTATTTATTTTTACTCAGCGGATGATTATTATGAATTCATATCCATGGAAGACCTTCTGAAACCACGGGTGTTATTCGTTTATGAGATGAACAATGCCCCCTTGCCGGATATTCACGGCGGCCCCCTCAGATTGATAATCCCATTCAAGTACGGTTATAAAAACGTGAAAACGATTGTGAGACTTGATTTTGTTGAAAAAGAAGGAATCGGATACTGGTCAAAATTTGGTTATTCCAAGGATGGAACCGTCCAGCCTGGTACGGACTATGCCCTTGATTTGAAAGAAGAGAAGGTGCTGAAGAAAAGTGGTGAGCCGGATTACTAA